From Rutidosis leptorrhynchoides isolate AG116_Rl617_1_P2 chromosome 3, CSIRO_AGI_Rlap_v1, whole genome shotgun sequence, a single genomic window includes:
- the LOC139899930 gene encoding uncharacterized protein, translated as MGDATTSDNPISKLDFGDPLFLHASDITSTPIITFKLLGTENFRVWKCAMTLALKTKNKFGFLDRSVKKHATDVALGNQWKRCNSVVLSWILGSISKELYLGQNGSTLSEYYHSLNTLWKQFDAMVEIPDNTDDLKAHHAMIKLMQFLMGLDDSYHSIRSNILTTDPLPSVKTAYSILSREESHRITSQHSIKKPLASAFNNKLTANQNNIVKRGPNPNLKCTKCQKIGHTVDRCFEIVGYPPNYKGKMVNNKINHNSSTSWNNNSNNKNYSSVSAVAESSSQGNMPFSDEQIVVLMSLINSKTSSCDPKANMAGTGSFFSYFAKINMADLSSGFSKPSWIIDSGANQHYTTNEHDLINVVDISDLNLAVEHPNGTLTKNFKIDDCVISLNLTLFDVLVVPDYLVNLMSVYKIARDSKKFIGFDEHACYIQDLPHKGVMGKTLGTGSVHGGLYVLGHPAEPVMQVLKESLGFGNDIISPCDVCHKAKQTREPFPLSDHVSTSIGELVHLDVWGPYKVTTREGFRFFLTVDDFSRAVWVFLLSNKNSTSSSHGGSSQDPNDDNHSDHGEGGDISSLRSQESDLLSSPGSAGLDHTSSDQKEAESELDNDTHDDGVTATPMMGPSSSNPSLITGNDNSEGNAVQVPSDDNLRKSTRESFLPKKFDDYKMTGKVKYGLERYLNHANLNHKNLSFTASLKKKN; from the exons ATGGGGGATGCTACTACATCAGATAATCCAATTTCAAAATTGGATTTCGGTGATCCACTTTTTTTACATGCTAGTGATATTACTAGTACACCAATTATTACTTTTAAACTTCTTGGTACTGAAAACTTTAGAGTTTGGAAATGTGCTATGACATTggctttaaaaactaaaaataaatttggtTTTTTGGATAGATCTGTCAAGAAACATGCAACTGATGTAGCTTTGGGTAATCAATGGAAAAGATGTAATTCTGTTGTTCTTTCATGGATTCTTGGGTCAATCTCAAAAGAACTTTATCTTGGTCAA AATGGTTCTACTCTTTCTGAGTATTATCATTCTCTTAATACTTTGTGGAAACAGTTTGATGCAATGGTTGAAATACCTGATAATACTGATGATCTAAAAGCACATCATGCAATGATTAAACTAATGCAATTTCTAATGGGGTTGGATGATTCCTATCATTCAATCAGAAGTAATATCTTAACAACTGATCCTCTTCCTTCTGTCAAAACTGCATATTCTATTCTTTCTAGGGAAGAGTCTCATAGAATTACTTCACAACATTCTATTAAGAAGCCTCTTGCTTCTGCTTTTAATAACAAACTCACTGCAAATCAAAACAATATTGTGAAAAGAGGTCCCAATCCTAATCTAAAATGTACTAAATGTCAAAAAATTGGGCATACAGTTGACAGATGTTTTGAAATTGTTGGATATCCTCCAAATTATAAGGGCAAAATGGTTAATAACAAAATTAATCATAATAGTTCAACTTCATGgaataataactctaataataaaAACTATTCTAGTGTCTCTGCTGTTGCAGAGTCATCTTCTCAAGGAAACATGCCTTTTTCTGATGAACAAATTGTCGTTCTTATGTCTTTGATTAATTCAAAGACATCTTCTTGTGATCCTAAAGCCAATATGGCAGGTACAGGATCTTTCTTCTCTTATTTTGCTAAAATTAATATGGCTGATCTGAGTTCTGGTTTTTCTAAACCTAGCTGGATCATTGATTCTGGGGCTAATCAACACTATACTACTAATGAACATGATTTAATAAATGTTGTTGATATCTCTGACTTGAATTTAGCCGTTGAACATCCAAATGGTACATTgactaaaaattttaaaattgatgATTGTGTTATTTCTTTAAATCTCACTTTGTTTGATGTATTGGTTGTCCCAGATTACTTGGTTAATCTAATGTCTGTTTATAAAATTGCAAGAGACAGTAAAAAGTTTATAGGTTTTGATGAACATGCTTGTTATATTCAGGACTTGCCCCACAAGGGGGTCATGGGAAAGACATTGGGGACTGGTAGTGTTCATGGAGGTTTATATGT GTTAGGTCACCCAGCAGAACCTGTAATGCAGGTTCTCAAAGAGTCATTAGGGTTTGGAAATGATATTATTTCCCCTTGTGATGTATGCCACAAGGCAAAACAAACAAGGGAACCCTTTCCCTTAAGTGATCATGTGTCAACAAGCATAGGTGAACTTGTTCATCTTGATGTTTGGGGACCTTATAAAGTTACTACTAGAGAAGGTTTTAGGTTCTTTTTGACTGTTGATGATTTCTCTAGAGCAGTGTGGGTGTTCTTACTCTCAAATAAAA ATTCAACTTCTTCTTCTCATGGTGGTTCTTCTCAAGATCCCAATGATGATAACCATTCTGATCATGGTGAAGGTGGTGACATCTCATCATTGAGAAGTCAAGAGTCTGATCTTCTTAGTTCTCCTGGGTCTGCTGGTCTTGATCACACCAGTTCAGATCAAAAGGAAGCTGAATCTGAATTGGACAATGATACTCATGATGATGGTGTTACAGCAACACCAATGATGGGTCCCTCTTCTAGTAATCCCAGTTTAATAACTGGAAATGATAATTCTGAGGGAAATGCTGTTCAAGTTCCTTCTGATGATAACTTGAGAAAATCCACTAGAGAATCCTTTTTGCCTAAAAAGTTTGATGATTATAAGATGACTGGTAAAGTTAAATATGGTCTTGAAAGATATCTTAATCATGCTAATCTTAATCATAAAAATCTTTCTTTCACTGcctctttgaaaaaaaaaaattga